The DNA region TGGGCAACCATCAATTCATCAAATGACCTGGGTTTATTGAGAGAATCGCTTCAGGCTCAAGGGTTTAATAAGGAAAACATCCTTGAATTATCTGAAGAAAGGGCCACTAAAGCCAATATTTTAAAGATGATTAAGGTCGATTTTACTAGTAAATTGTCAAAAGGCGATATTGCTTATTTTCATTTTTCAGGCCATGGGCAACAAATGCAAGATAAAAATGGCGACGAAGTGGATGGTTTGGATGAATGTATCGTGCCTTTTGATTCTCCAAAAAAATATGTCGAAGGCCAATACGAAGGGGAGCGTTTAATATCTGACGACGAACTCAATGGTGCCCTAACAGATGTACGAAAAAAATTGGGACCTAATGGACATTTGATTGTACTCCTTGATGCATGCCATTCTGGAACCGGAACCCGTGGGTCGGCTTTAGCCAGAGGTACTACGGAGATTATGGCATCAAAAAATTACAAAGAGAATTTAAATAAGAAAAGCCTTACTAAAGAATTTAAACAAACGGAACAAGATGGTTCGAATGCAAGCGCTGCCGGATTGGCTCCATTCGTAGCATTTTTTGGTGCAGCTCAAAACCAGCTTAACTATGAAATGACCGATGATAAAAAGGTGAGTTATGGCTCTTTGTCTTATGCCTTTTCAAAAAATCTGGTTCAAATCGGTCAGGAAACATCCTATAGAGGTTTGTTTGATAAGATAAGAAATGAAATGGCAAGCATTGCCCCATTGCAAAATCCTCAAGCAGAAGGTGATCTGGATATGGAAGTGTTAAATGGAAAAGCATTAGCAAATGCAGATTATTATAAAGTGCTGAGCGTAATTGGTCCGGATCAGGTTTTTATTAATGCAGGTCAATTGCATAATTTATTTGATAATTCTAAAGTGGGTTTTTATCCAATAGATACACGCGATATTGAAAAAGCTCATCCATTGGTTACAGGAACAGTTATTTTAAGCAAGCCAGCTCAATCAAAAGTGAAATTAGATAGTATCATTGATCCTGAATTGTTAAAGACTTCCTGGGTATTTGTTTTGGAAAAAAATATGGGCGAAACAAAAGTTAGTTTGAGAATTTTAGTTAATGACCAAACATTAAATACAACTATTCAAGAAAAATTAGCAAGCTTTCCATTTATCGAATTTAAACAAGAAAGTTCTAATTTAAGTATTGAATTCGATAACTTAAATAGTAAAAAACTTTATCTTAAAACATTTGATAATTATTACTTGGATAGTTTGGAGGTTACGCCAACACGGGAATTAAACTTAAAGAGTTTCGTGGCAAAAATTAAAAAATATGCACAGGGTCGATTCATTCGTAAACTCGAAATGCAAGGTCAGGATTTAAAATTGAGTTTCAAAATTATCCCGAGCAGTACAAATCAAAACATCACCAATGTTGATGAATTAAAAGAACTAACGCCTGATTCCTTTGGTGTAAAAAAATTAAAGGTGGGAGAATCTTTTCATATTTTAGTGGTTAACAATGGACTCAAACCAGCATTTTTTACTATCCTGGACATACAACCTGATAATTATTCAAAAGTTATTGTCCCAGGAGAACATCAGACCCCTGAAGAATTCAGAATATTACCGGATCAGAAATTATTTATTAAAGATCCATGGGAAATTGGCCCTCCTTTAGGAAATGAGGTTTTCAAATTGATTGCATCTGACAAACCAATGGATTTGAGATCCGTTTTTGGTACACGCGGAGGAATTGAACAAAGTCCATTTGAAAAATTATATAAAGAAACAATGTCTGATGAAGTCATCGGAACCAGAGGCAGTCGGGTACTTAATCTAGGCAGTTCAGAAATTGATATTAATAAAGAGAGTTTTTTAATCTACGAATAAATCAAATTTATATGAAGTTCAATATACTTTTTATTTTAGTGATTTTTGTAAACCGGATGTATAGTCAGGATTTACACATCTATTATGATGTACATAAAGACAGCATCTGGTATATGAAAAACGGTAAAGGCATCGATGATCCTGTTGTAAAAAAAGGAAAACAAGTGTATTTTCATTTACAGGAGTACAATAATTATATTTACAAGGCCAATTTTGAAGTAGCTCAATATAAAATTGAGAGCAGTGTTTTTGGCCAGGATTCTTCGAATTTTAAAAGTTTGTTGCCTGGAATTTTGAGCAATTTAATGCCGGGTGCAGGCGGTGGAGCCGGTCTTCCTTTTTTTAACATTCCTGTATTTGGTTCGGTATTGTCAAGTCTTACTGGTTTGCAAGGAACAACAGCCGCACGTGGTGAATTAGAAGATCTTGAAAATTTTAAAAAGCAACTGGAATCGATGGAGCAGGAAAAGGCTGCAATCAATGCGGCTATTCTTGAAATTAACAAGCGAAAAAAAGCTGCAGCTATACTGCAAACCAATCCGGATTTTATAAATACACTTTGTAAATTGAATAGCCTGGCCCCGACGGAAATTAAAAAATTAGTACTGACTTATTTTGATGAAATCTTTCTGCTTGATGGCAAGAACTCTTTTGGATTGACAGATATTCCTGCTTTAAATGAGAAATTATTGGAAATTCCGGTCTTGCAAAAATCGTTACAGGGAAGCATTCAAACTTATGAACAAAAATTCAAACAACTAAATTCAATATTAGTAAATTTAAAAAGCACAGATCATGGAATTGATGAGTTGTATCCTTTGTTAAAAAAAGTGGAATTAAGTCAATCACAAAATGAAGGGGCTCTTAAAAATTTAAATCAACTTGTAGAAAATGCAGTTGGCGATACTTCCAGTAAATTAGATTATACTTCCAGTATTCAAAAATATTACTTAAAGTATATAGAAATCAATAATAACCATTTTGTTTTTACACATTATGAAACTGTAAGGGAGCGCTATATAATCTATACGCTTCAGTTGTATCAGTTGGTTTCAGATTCAACAAGTGCCTCCGGTTATTCAGAAGTTTTGTATAAAACAAAAGAAGTGCGAATAAGAACCTATGGAAGTACAGCATTTACTTCAACGATGGGTTTAAGTGGTACCCGCTTTAACCAATTGCCGCAACGATATTTTTTGAAAGGGGACAAATTGGCTGCTCAGGATGCAGATCCCTATTCATTGGTATTGTCGTCTTTATTTAATTTGAGCTTCGATTTTAATTGGAGTGTTTCTCCAGTACTTTCTTTAGGCATCGGAGTTCCAGTTACCAATAGCGAATATGTTGATAATATTACATTTTTAGTGGGTCCCGGTGTTTATGTTGGTCGTAGTCAGTCTATATTACTTTCAGGGGGCATGATGTTTTCGAAAGTTCAACGATTGACTAACGGACTTCAGGTTGGAGAATCTGTTGTCCTCGGAGATGGGGTGATTCCTACAGAAAAGAAATATGGTTTGGGATATTTTTTCGGAGTTTCCTACAGAATAAGTGGTAAATAATTACAAAATACATTTCGATTTATAAGAAACAATGAATCAGTTAGAAGAACATTATCAAGTATTTAAAATGCAAGGCCTAACCCAGGAATTGGATGAGCGTATAAAAAATTTATACAAGCATTATTTTGATGATGTTAAAAATCATATTTTAAAAAATAGTGGGAGCATGGAGGATGCCCGGGATTTGTTTCAGGAACTGGCATTGGTGTATTATAAACAACTTCAGAAACCCGACTTTAAAATAGAAACCAGTGAAAAAAACTATATATACGGTATTTGTAAAAATTTATGGTTAAAAAAATTGCGTGACAGGAAACTGGTAAGCATGCCGGATGACAATTTTATTGAAACAATTAAAGATGGTTCTCAACAAGAAATTCAGCAAAATGAGGAAAAGGACAGTTTGATTGATTTAATTTGTAAAACCATGGATCAAATTACCGAGGAGTGCAGACAAATTATTTATCTGGCATTCTATTTGAAAAAGTCTGCCCTGGAAATTGCGGGCGTAACGGGTTATTCTGAGCAATTTATTAAAGTAAAGAAGCACCGGTGTTTGCAAGGAATGCGTAAAATGATCATTGATTCTCCGGGCTATCGAATCATGAACCAATAATATGGAACTGCCATGAATGAAGATTTAAAATATCAAGTTGAAATTATAAGATACATCGATCAGGAGATGACTGAAGATGAACGAATAGCATTTGAATCCAGTTTGATGACCAATAAAGAACTGGCAAATGAACTCAGGGAATACCAATTGCTGTTAGAGGGAATTGAAAGTTGGGGAGATCAATTAACAAAGGATAAAATTAAGTCTTATGACAAGCAACTGGAGCAGGAAGGATATTTTAATAAAAGTCATGTAATTAAAAGTTTTATTGGAAATGCAAATAATTTGAAGTGGATTGGTTTGGCAGCTTCCATTGCGATTTTAGTAACTGCGTATATATTTTTGAAACCTGATGCTAAGTTAAATCCAGTTATAACCTATGCAACGTATTATAAAGTAGATGAGAAATTACTAACTAAATATCTTACATATTACCAACCTAGCGGTATGGTTAATTCAGATACCTTGCATAAAGACAGCCTTTATCTTGGATTGCAAGCATTTCAACAAAAAAATTATGGCCAGACAGTTTCTTTTTTAAAACCCTTGCAATCTCAATCTGTGCTTAGTGATCCTGGAGCTTTTTATCTTGCATTGGCATTTATTCAGGTAAATGAATTCCAAAATGCAATTGACCTTTTGATTCCATTGACAAATTGCAGAAGTTTTGAATTAAGGGAGGAGTCTAAATGGTATTTAGCATTGTCTAACATGCAGTCGGGCGGTAATATTGAAGGAACTAAAGCTTTGTTAAGAGAGTTGTCTCAGAGTTCGTATTCAGATATGGCTGCAAAAGCCGGTAGTTTGTTGGCAGAACTAAAATGATATCCAGTTTCCCAGGATCGATTCGTAGGCTGAGTTCCATTTTATATTTGGTTTTTATTTTCAGTTTTGGAATGGCCGGTCAGCCTCAGACTTATAAGCAACAAATTGCAAATAAAATACTTGATAGACTTTATGAAGTTTCTGCATATCCTGAAATTCAGAAACCTAAATTAATAATTCTACCTAGTAAAACCCTGGCTGCACAATTTGTTCCATCTTCAAATACCATATTTATTGAGGATGCTTTGTATTTAATTTGCCGATCTTTTGGCAAGGATTCTTTAAATGCACTGGCATTTATTATTGGTCATGAACTGACACATGCAATTTATAAAGATTTAAATCTTGGGTTGGTTCCCAGCAGTTACTTAAATTATGCGGGTTCATTTATTCCAAACGAACGGGAAGAACAAGTTGCAGATTTGCAAGGGTCCTTTCTTGCCACACTTTCAGGTTATCCTACACAACCAGTTCTTTCCGGGTTAATTGAAAAAATTTACGACAGCTATCATATTGAGGATAAGCCAACGGATGCTTATCCACCTAAAAACAAACGAGTTGAATCCGCTCAGAAAGTATTGACCCAACTTCAACATCTATTGGTGGTTTTTGAAAATGCAAATTTGCTGGTTGTAAAATCTGAATATGAATTGGCGCAAAGTCTTTACGATTACATTTTGCAATATTACCAGGGATTGGAAATTTATAATAACAAAGGGCTTGCATTGGCATTGCAAGCAATGCGCTATTACAATGAAGAAACAGATGCATATGTTCATCCTTTAGAGCTGGATCAACATTCCAGGTTAAAAAAATTTAATAAGTCCAGAGGAGATCTGACTCCTGAAAATTTGCAAAAAGGATGCAATTACTTAGACAAGCAAAGACCTGTTTTGAATCAGCACTTAGCCTCAACCAGGAATACTTTCCGGCGAAAATTCACATGATCAGTTGCTATAATTTAATGAATCAACCGGAAGAAGCGGTACGATTTTATGAAAAGGATAAGTTTTTTAATAGTAAAAAAACTAAAACAGGCTCAAAATATTTTCAAATTAATCAGGCAATTGGAATTAGTTATGCCTTGCTAAATAATAAACGTGCCAAACGATATTTTAATTCAAATATTCCAGAGCAACAAGTAGATTTAGCTTCAAATGCAAACTATAATTTGGAATTATACAGAAGCCATCAGAAAAAGAATAAAATTAAGCAACAGCTGTTGCAACCATTCGCATGCATACCATCTGCTGAAGCGAACATAAATAAAACGCAGTTATTTAATGAAAATTTCTCAGAATCGAATTTGATTCATTTTAATTCAGGTTCAAATGTGCTCGAACTTAAATATAAAATTGAAGCCGACAAACAAATTTACTTGTTTAAAAATAATGAGATGCCTTTGCTTTCAATCATAAGAAAAAAAGTAGATGAAAAGGGTATTCTGGATTTTCAAAAAATGAAAAGAGACCTGGATCCAGTTTGTCAATCCCAGCAAATGAGTTCTCTAGGTACGTTTTATTCATTTGAGTCATTCAATAGGGTGTTCCTGACAAATAATCAAGGGATGATTACAGAACAATTCCAGTTTATCTATAATTAGTTTATTTTTGGCCTTTTATTAGTTTTAGTTTGTATCTTCAAGGACTAAAAATCAACTCAGGCTGAATGGAAGACTTTTTTTCTGGGGCTCATATTACACGATCTTGTCTATTTTATAAGGCATCAAGCTTATTTCGTCGCCTGGTGCTGCTTCCATTATTGATTTTTGCAAGTCTCAGCATTTGGTCACAAACACAAATTAAAGGAGTAAAGCCTTCATCAAATAGTACAAAAAAAGATACTGGAACTTTTAGGGCAGTTATCGTGGGTATTTCAGATTATCAAAATCCTAAAATTCCTGATTTAAATTATGCGCATAAGGATGCCGAAGCATTTTCAAATTATTTATTGAACCGTTCGGGCATAAAGATTGATTCAGCAAATGTGGTATTGCTATTAAATGAAAAAGCAACGGCTGGAAACGTTATTAGTAATTTGTTTTGGTTGATGGACGAAAGTAAAGAAGGGGATGT from Saprospiraceae bacterium includes:
- a CDS encoding caspase family protein; translated protein: MSFRFCKSFFIIAILGLCLLNSVNSQAQKATKKALLIGIGKYPEQGGWATINSSNDLGLLRESLQAQGFNKENILELSEERATKANILKMIKVDFTSKLSKGDIAYFHFSGHGQQMQDKNGDEVDGLDECIVPFDSPKKYVEGQYEGERLISDDELNGALTDVRKKLGPNGHLIVLLDACHSGTGTRGSALARGTTEIMASKNYKENLNKKSLTKEFKQTEQDGSNASAAGLAPFVAFFGAAQNQLNYEMTDDKKVSYGSLSYAFSKNLVQIGQETSYRGLFDKIRNEMASIAPLQNPQAEGDLDMEVLNGKALANADYYKVLSVIGPDQVFINAGQLHNLFDNSKVGFYPIDTRDIEKAHPLVTGTVILSKPAQSKVKLDSIIDPELLKTSWVFVLEKNMGETKVSLRILVNDQTLNTTIQEKLASFPFIEFKQESSNLSIEFDNLNSKKLYLKTFDNYYLDSLEVTPTRELNLKSFVAKIKKYAQGRFIRKLEMQGQDLKLSFKIIPSSTNQNITNVDELKELTPDSFGVKKLKVGESFHILVVNNGLKPAFFTILDIQPDNYSKVIVPGEHQTPEEFRILPDQKLFIKDPWEIGPPLGNEVFKLIASDKPMDLRSVFGTRGGIEQSPFEKLYKETMSDEVIGTRGSRVLNLGSSEIDINKESFLIYE
- a CDS encoding sigma-70 family RNA polymerase sigma factor — translated: MNQLEEHYQVFKMQGLTQELDERIKNLYKHYFDDVKNHILKNSGSMEDARDLFQELALVYYKQLQKPDFKIETSEKNYIYGICKNLWLKKLRDRKLVSMPDDNFIETIKDGSQQEIQQNEEKDSLIDLICKTMDQITEECRQIIYLAFYLKKSALEIAGVTGYSEQFIKVKKHRCLQGMRKMIIDSPGYRIMNQ